One window of Paenibacillus albicereus genomic DNA carries:
- a CDS encoding O-antigen ligase family protein codes for MPLKRGLSNATLTLLVSFATMAMVSFQPLLSIGALLAALVSIAAAVNPRKALILTVLYIPIEPFIVSWFSLSLSDLMRIIPELLLSAVLAGTILSKFREGRVNGIPDTLLLSVIMFAIVISLYNNIGLIDMVMGGRLFFRFALVYFIVRLLPDTTGLYGRLLNLLTKLLYFEVVLGLMQFLSKAVFGPAPWNTFGDNLIMAGSTFGVQGTLGRYDQYGMFLAIIAILSLSRYFIQNEAKFLPILAALAGILLSTSRQALIVLVIGAIVVSLAARGKQALQKKGKIVTFSILLACTVGAVFLLLTPSGDSRGFVTSERNPLEQITTLFDANTYSTTKENNFRLFYITNVGEQLLKRDPLGLGLNTFGSAQTVADNKTLYYKYGITDQYFLKFVADVNWISILGQIGIIGSLLFLGFLLSIAFQSLYRAKKATTDEQAILIAAAALVICFIVAGFLGPNFEIRSNSFYLWLIMGLAAKISISMRTTSAKNTPI; via the coding sequence ATGCCGTTAAAAAGGGGTTTGAGTAATGCCACCCTTACGCTCCTCGTTTCTTTTGCTACAATGGCCATGGTTTCGTTTCAGCCACTATTAAGCATAGGGGCTTTACTCGCGGCTCTCGTGTCCATAGCCGCTGCAGTCAACCCTCGAAAAGCGCTTATCCTCACAGTACTGTATATCCCGATTGAACCATTTATCGTTTCATGGTTTTCGCTTTCCCTCTCAGATTTAATGAGAATCATCCCGGAGCTTTTGCTCTCTGCTGTGCTCGCAGGTACAATTCTCAGCAAGTTTAGGGAGGGAAGAGTTAACGGGATACCTGATACGCTTCTTCTTTCTGTCATCATGTTTGCGATTGTTATCAGCTTATACAATAACATCGGTCTTATAGACATGGTGATGGGCGGACGTTTGTTCTTTCGTTTTGCACTAGTCTACTTCATCGTTAGGCTGCTTCCGGATACAACAGGACTTTACGGACGTCTATTGAATCTTCTGACAAAGCTTCTGTATTTTGAAGTTGTTCTGGGCTTAATGCAGTTTTTAAGCAAGGCTGTTTTCGGCCCAGCACCTTGGAACACCTTTGGAGACAATCTCATTATGGCGGGCAGCACCTTTGGAGTTCAAGGTACCCTCGGCCGCTATGACCAATATGGTATGTTTCTCGCAATCATTGCTATACTTTCTTTATCAAGATACTTCATCCAAAATGAAGCGAAATTTTTGCCTATCCTAGCTGCACTTGCAGGTATTCTTCTTTCCACATCACGGCAAGCCTTAATCGTTCTAGTCATTGGAGCTATCGTTGTTTCCCTTGCTGCGCGTGGAAAACAAGCACTCCAAAAAAAGGGTAAAATTGTCACATTTAGTATATTACTAGCCTGTACCGTAGGAGCGGTCTTCCTTCTTCTCACACCTTCAGGGGATAGCCGTGGCTTTGTAACGAGCGAGCGTAATCCGCTCGAGCAAATCACGACTCTTTTTGACGCCAATACTTATAGCACGACAAAGGAAAACAACTTTCGGCTCTTCTATATCACAAACGTTGGTGAACAACTTTTAAAGCGTGATCCATTAGGGCTCGGATTAAATACATTTGGTTCGGCTCAAACGGTGGCTGACAACAAGACTCTTTATTACAAGTACGGTATAACGGACCAGTATTTCTTGAAGTTTGTAGCAGACGTCAACTGGATTTCGATTTTAGGCCAGATTGGCATAATTGGCTCTCTCCTATTTCTTGGGTTTCTTCTCTCAATTGCTTTTCAGAGCCTGTACCGAGCAAAGAAAGCAACGACAGATGAACAAGCTATTCTAATCGCGGCAGCGGCCCTAGTTATTTGCTTTATCGTAGCGGGCTTCCTTGGACCAAATTTTGAAATTCGGTCAAATTCGTTTTATCTGTGGCTAATAATGGGCTTGGCCGCTAAAATATCCATTAGCATGAGGACAACAAGTGCCAAAAATACACCCATTTAA
- a CDS encoding helix-turn-helix domain-containing protein, whose protein sequence is MDIGSRLASLREDRGWTQEHTSQALGISRAALSHYEKNRREPDTDTLAKFADIYQVSIDYLVGRTDNPEATLDPEVREFAGSIELSDQEILEKFAFSIDGSPLTPEESKMFIAFVRANRSMRS, encoded by the coding sequence GTGGACATAGGATCACGGCTTGCAAGTCTGAGGGAAGACCGGGGATGGACTCAAGAGCACACGTCTCAGGCGCTTGGCATTTCCCGCGCAGCCTTGAGTCATTATGAGAAGAACCGGCGTGAACCGGATACCGATACGCTTGCGAAATTTGCAGATATCTATCAAGTCTCGATCGACTATCTAGTGGGAAGAACCGACAATCCGGAAGCGACGCTCGATCCGGAGGTCAGGGAATTTGCCGGCAGCATCGAGTTGTCCGATCAAGAGATATTGGAGAAGTTCGCCTTCTCGATCGACGGCAGCCCGCTTACGCCCGAGGAATCTAAAATGTTCATCGCATTCGTCCGAGCGAACCGTTCGATGAGATCATAG
- a CDS encoding YveK family protein, with product MELKEYLSILAKRKWLIAAIVLLACVATGIKSFMYTTPIYQATAKLIVNQAFEYQGMSMLDLSTMQTNITVINSYKEIIQSYAILNKVSTNFPDLKLSADQLRSGLSIGSSAESQVMDLSFVSTSYPQAAKAVNAIAETFRTTNPDIMKVDNVTILNKADAEAAAMSINTSPIILIFIAFVVSLLLAVGLVFLLHYLDDTIKTEKDIEKELELPMLALITKIDKYGTRSKKPSASKPKPVGEGSYATLNQ from the coding sequence GTGGAGTTGAAAGAGTATTTGAGCATTCTGGCCAAGCGCAAGTGGCTCATCGCGGCCATCGTCCTCCTGGCCTGCGTCGCCACCGGAATCAAGAGCTTCATGTATACGACGCCGATTTACCAAGCCACGGCTAAGCTCATCGTCAATCAAGCTTTTGAGTATCAAGGAATGTCGATGCTGGATCTCAGCACGATGCAAACGAATATTACAGTCATCAACTCCTACAAGGAAATTATACAGTCTTATGCGATCTTGAATAAAGTTTCGACCAACTTCCCCGATCTGAAGCTGAGCGCAGACCAGCTGCGCAGCGGACTCAGCATCGGATCCTCCGCGGAATCCCAGGTCATGGACCTGAGCTTCGTCAGCACCTCGTACCCGCAAGCGGCCAAGGCTGTCAACGCGATCGCCGAAACGTTCCGTACGACCAACCCCGACATCATGAAAGTCGACAACGTCACGATTCTCAACAAAGCGGACGCCGAAGCGGCAGCCATGAGCATCAACACCAGCCCTATCATCCTGATTTTTATCGCTTTTGTCGTCTCGCTCCTGCTTGCGGTTGGCCTCGTGTTCCTACTGCACTATCTGGACGACACGATCAAGACGGAAAAGGATATCGAAAAAGAGCTCGAGCTGCCGATGCTGGCGCTCATCACCAAAATCGACAAGTACGGCACTCGCTCGAAAAAGCCGTCCGCATCCAAGCCTAAGCCAGTCGGGGAGGGATCCTATGCCACGCTCAACCAGTGA
- a CDS encoding CpsD/CapB family tyrosine-protein kinase: MPRSTSDSSLVTYYEPKSPISEAYRTLRTNIQFSSFDEPIQVIMVASANPSEGKSTTASNLAVTYAQEGKRVLLIDADLRKPSVFKVFQVSNRVGLSTVVSGQCRAADAVQETLVENLFVLPSGPVPPNPSELLASQSMKATLEEFKTHYDVIVFDTPPVLAVTDSIIVSSLCQGVLLVVHAGKVKSELVRKAKSSLEHAHARILGVVLNNTKSRKGDKYNYYYYGAEAK, encoded by the coding sequence ATGCCACGCTCAACCAGTGATTCGAGCCTCGTCACGTATTACGAGCCGAAGTCGCCGATTTCGGAAGCCTATCGGACGCTTCGGACGAACATCCAGTTTTCCTCGTTCGATGAGCCGATCCAGGTCATCATGGTCGCTTCAGCCAACCCGAGCGAGGGAAAAAGCACGACGGCGTCCAATCTCGCCGTGACGTATGCCCAAGAGGGCAAGCGGGTGCTGCTGATCGATGCGGATCTTCGCAAGCCGTCCGTGTTCAAAGTATTCCAGGTCTCCAACCGAGTCGGCCTCTCCACCGTCGTCTCCGGACAATGCCGCGCCGCAGATGCCGTGCAGGAGACGCTGGTCGAGAACCTGTTCGTCCTGCCGTCCGGGCCTGTGCCGCCGAATCCGTCGGAGCTGCTCGCCTCTCAAAGCATGAAGGCGACGCTGGAGGAATTCAAGACCCATTACGATGTGATCGTCTTCGATACGCCGCCGGTGCTGGCGGTTACTGATTCAATCATCGTCTCCTCGCTCTGCCAAGGCGTGCTGCTCGTCGTGCACGCCGGCAAGGTAAAAAGCGAGCTGGTCCGCAAGGCGAAGTCCAGCCTCGAGCATGCCCACGCCCGCATTCTCGGCGTCGTGCTCAACAACACCAAGAGCCGCAAAGGCGACAAGTACAACTACTACTATTACGGGGCGGAAGCGAAATAA
- the galU gene encoding UTP--glucose-1-phosphate uridylyltransferase GalU encodes MKKVRKAIIPAAGLGTRFLPATKAMPKEMLPIVDKPTIQYIVEEAVQSGIEDIIIVTGKGKRAIEDHFDIAFELEHTLEKKGKSDMLSEVRKSSHVDIHYIRQKEAKGLGHAVWCARNFIGDEPFAVLLGDDIVQADVPCTKQLINQFNVHQKSIIGARTVGINETDRYGIVDPLDNNERLYRVNRFVEKPPIGQAPSNLAIMGRYIFTPNIFDFLEMQKIGAGGEIQLTDAIQLLNESQGVLAYDFEGDRYDVGEKLGFILTSVEFALKNDELRLPLLAELEQILEKEVNKTYRSRGE; translated from the coding sequence GTGAAAAAAGTTCGTAAAGCGATCATTCCAGCCGCTGGTCTTGGAACCCGATTTCTGCCGGCAACCAAAGCGATGCCGAAAGAAATGCTTCCGATTGTCGACAAGCCGACCATTCAATACATCGTGGAAGAGGCGGTCCAGTCCGGTATCGAGGACATCATTATTGTCACGGGCAAAGGCAAGCGGGCAATAGAGGACCATTTCGATATTGCTTTCGAGCTGGAGCATACGCTTGAGAAAAAGGGAAAGTCCGACATGCTAAGCGAAGTAAGAAAATCGTCCCATGTTGATATTCATTACATAAGGCAAAAAGAAGCAAAAGGTCTGGGCCATGCTGTTTGGTGTGCAAGAAATTTTATTGGTGATGAGCCATTCGCGGTTCTTCTAGGAGATGATATTGTCCAGGCGGATGTTCCTTGCACGAAGCAGTTAATAAATCAATTTAATGTACATCAAAAATCGATTATCGGAGCTAGGACAGTCGGGATCAATGAAACGGATCGTTACGGAATTGTAGATCCATTAGATAATAACGAAAGACTTTACAGAGTTAATCGATTTGTAGAAAAGCCGCCGATTGGTCAAGCACCTTCCAACCTTGCCATCATGGGAAGGTATATTTTTACGCCCAATATCTTTGATTTTTTAGAAATGCAAAAAATCGGTGCTGGGGGCGAAATTCAGCTAACGGATGCAATTCAATTGTTAAATGAATCACAAGGTGTTTTAGCTTATGACTTTGAAGGGGACCGTTATGATGTTGGGGAGAAACTGGGTTTTATCCTGACCAGCGTCGAGTTCGCATTAAAAAACGATGAGCTCCGACTTCCTCTTCTTGCGGAACTTGAACAGATTTTGGAAAAAGAAGTGAATAAAACTTATCGTAGTAGGGGTGAGTGA
- a CDS encoding sugar transferase, with protein MSKPQENVEAMGNTSTIYYIDEANQKNLYVSDLLKRGFDIILAGVGLMLLLPLFITIAICIKIEDPKGSVFFYQTRVGKNEKLFRMYKFRSMVSNAEEMLQKLLAQNEVSGAMFKMKNDPRITRIGRFIRKTSIDELPQLVNVLKGDMSLVGPRPPLLREVETYTPYEKRRLTVTPGCTGLWQVSGRNSLSFSQMVELDLTYIKNRGLVMDTKILLLTIKEIFASKNAF; from the coding sequence ATGAGCAAGCCTCAAGAGAATGTTGAGGCAATGGGTAACACGTCTACCATCTATTACATCGATGAAGCCAATCAAAAAAATCTATATGTATCTGATCTTCTCAAGCGAGGGTTTGATATTATCCTGGCGGGGGTAGGGCTTATGCTTCTACTCCCTCTTTTTATAACAATAGCGATATGCATAAAAATTGAAGATCCAAAGGGAAGCGTGTTTTTTTACCAAACTCGGGTAGGTAAAAACGAAAAACTATTCCGAATGTATAAATTCAGATCCATGGTTTCAAATGCAGAAGAAATGTTGCAAAAGCTTCTTGCTCAGAATGAAGTGAGCGGTGCGATGTTTAAAATGAAGAATGATCCCCGAATTACTCGAATCGGGAGATTTATCCGAAAAACAAGCATCGATGAGCTCCCTCAATTGGTAAATGTTCTAAAGGGAGATATGTCGCTTGTAGGACCTCGGCCGCCATTGCTACGGGAAGTGGAAACCTATACTCCTTATGAAAAGCGTCGACTTACCGTAACACCTGGATGCACAGGTCTTTGGCAAGTCAGTGGACGGAATAGCCTCTCATTTAGTCAGATGGTTGAACTAGACCTAACATATATAAAAAACAGAGGTTTAGTAATGGATACAAAAATTCTCCTTCTAACAATTAAAGAAATATTCGCATCTAAAAATGCTTTTTAA
- a CDS encoding polysaccharide pyruvyl transferase family protein, with product MKVLIINAHSSKNKGDAAIIISMIQSIRKFNADATITIASRYPMDDDLYLSYGCNVVEQITRFPDKKHSKLKRLALIIRDLMDARKFVSQGKIPETRQAEAFNAYQSADIIVSCGGGFIYSHSPIIEASLIMHLAQIFFAKKLNKKVITYAQSIGPFHSGFSKYVTRKVLNEVDVITVREELSQLFLRNIGVHNTKMVGDSAFVIETDHIKIDQLLDLDKSRPNVGVTVRQWTFPNQVEPEKKYKQYIQAVVDSIEFLVHEKQATVYLVPQVTGPTPIEDDRIGSQHVWNLLSQETKKQVRLLTTDYSPIELKAIYSNFDMFVGTRMHSNIFSLSSHVPTVAISYEPKTTGIMKMLGLSQYVCEINSITSSELVEKCDLAWKQLSSYRSELEAIIPEIKVKAEEPARIIRQLTASSKNEVMVS from the coding sequence GTGAAAGTGCTTATTATCAACGCTCACTCCAGTAAGAATAAAGGAGACGCAGCGATAATTATATCGATGATTCAAAGCATACGAAAGTTTAATGCGGATGCTACGATTACTATTGCATCAAGATACCCAATGGATGATGATCTGTACTTAAGCTATGGTTGTAATGTTGTTGAACAAATTACTCGTTTTCCGGATAAAAAACATAGCAAGCTAAAGCGACTAGCCTTAATTATCCGAGACTTAATGGACGCAAGAAAGTTTGTATCACAGGGCAAGATACCGGAAACTCGACAAGCAGAAGCTTTTAACGCATATCAGTCTGCTGATATCATTGTAAGTTGTGGAGGGGGCTTCATCTATTCCCACTCACCTATAATTGAAGCCAGCCTAATCATGCATTTGGCGCAGATTTTCTTTGCCAAAAAGTTAAATAAAAAAGTTATTACGTATGCTCAATCAATTGGCCCATTTCATAGCGGTTTCTCGAAATATGTTACAAGGAAGGTATTAAACGAAGTCGATGTAATTACAGTTAGAGAAGAACTATCACAATTGTTTTTAAGAAATATCGGAGTCCACAACACGAAAATGGTGGGAGATTCTGCGTTTGTTATAGAGACAGATCATATTAAGATTGATCAGCTATTAGATCTTGATAAAAGTCGTCCCAATGTCGGTGTTACCGTTAGACAATGGACTTTTCCAAATCAAGTCGAACCAGAGAAAAAATATAAGCAATATATCCAAGCTGTAGTGGATTCGATTGAATTTCTAGTTCATGAAAAACAGGCTACTGTTTATCTTGTTCCTCAAGTCACCGGGCCAACTCCGATTGAAGACGATCGAATTGGTAGTCAGCATGTGTGGAATTTACTTTCACAGGAAACTAAGAAACAGGTAAGACTATTGACTACAGATTATTCGCCAATAGAACTAAAAGCGATTTACAGCAATTTTGATATGTTTGTTGGGACTAGGATGCATTCAAACATCTTCTCCTTATCTTCCCATGTTCCCACAGTAGCCATTTCTTATGAACCCAAAACAACAGGCATTATGAAAATGCTCGGACTCTCGCAATATGTATGTGAAATAAACTCGATTACAAGTAGTGAATTAGTAGAGAAATGTGATCTTGCTTGGAAGCAGCTCTCAAGCTATAGATCAGAACTCGAAGCTATAATTCCTGAAATCAAAGTAAAAGCCGAAGAGCCAGCACGGATTATCCGTCAACTTACGGCCTCATCAAAGAACGAAGTTATGGTGTCATGA
- the murJ gene encoding murein biosynthesis integral membrane protein MurJ, producing MKRLNEGFFNATILVIVFTLLGRALGFVREQIIAGYYGTSLTADVFVTAFTLPQYISNIFGGVITIAFIPLFLEKKNEKSNELASNFSLDFFFLLLKILIVYAIIAVASSSWIIDKMFFASSSATFYIYFLMIPVTLFMTLSLFFSAYLNAQKSFIVPTLSPLVMSVFFIFGVIIFPININSLVWSSLISAFIALAFIVIYSKRAGFNYNRTSGFEKKDYKNISTIAFPMAVGSIFLQSTTVIDKFFAKQLPEGSIAALNYAFKLTQLPSGIFATAISTLIFPTLAVLASQKNEKGAFLILNKGIRLTLFITLPAIIILLLFSKSITELLFERGAFNSAATQITSNAVVIYSIGILGTSLTMLISRYFYARKNTWIPVSTNVGATLLNVLFSFILVERMGYLGLATSYSISVSLNFVALAAIYGIKQRKFISVSNFKDYSKIVVSSCLTYTLFSLVLKLNKMDLNTLLLFILIIMVCVVYFVLCRVMKTEESIKVTLKLSEFIKRSSQKVLSN from the coding sequence ATGAAACGCTTAAATGAAGGTTTTTTTAACGCGACCATTTTGGTTATTGTCTTTACATTATTGGGAAGAGCACTTGGTTTCGTGCGAGAGCAAATAATAGCCGGTTATTATGGCACTTCATTGACAGCCGATGTATTCGTTACAGCTTTCACCCTTCCGCAATATATATCAAATATTTTTGGTGGAGTAATTACAATTGCCTTTATCCCTTTGTTTTTAGAAAAAAAGAATGAGAAGTCCAATGAACTTGCGAGCAATTTTTCATTGGATTTCTTTTTTTTGTTGCTAAAAATACTTATTGTTTACGCAATTATTGCAGTAGCTTCTTCAAGTTGGATCATTGACAAAATGTTTTTTGCAAGTAGTTCAGCTACCTTTTACATCTATTTTTTAATGATTCCGGTTACCCTTTTTATGACGCTGTCTTTATTTTTTTCCGCATATCTTAATGCTCAAAAGTCGTTTATTGTCCCTACTTTATCCCCTTTAGTAATGAGTGTTTTCTTTATTTTCGGCGTAATAATATTTCCAATAAATATAAACAGTTTAGTATGGTCTTCATTGATTTCTGCATTTATTGCACTTGCCTTTATTGTAATCTACTCTAAGCGTGCTGGATTTAATTATAATCGCACTTCTGGATTCGAGAAAAAAGACTATAAAAACATTTCAACAATTGCGTTTCCGATGGCAGTGGGATCAATCTTTCTTCAATCAACAACGGTAATAGACAAGTTTTTTGCGAAACAGCTCCCAGAAGGAAGCATAGCTGCTTTAAATTATGCTTTCAAGCTAACTCAACTTCCATCCGGAATATTTGCAACTGCCATATCGACTCTTATTTTTCCGACTCTAGCTGTACTGGCGAGCCAAAAAAATGAAAAGGGAGCTTTCCTCATATTAAACAAGGGCATTCGATTAACCCTTTTCATTACTCTGCCAGCAATCATCATTTTATTATTGTTTTCAAAATCAATTACGGAACTCTTGTTCGAACGAGGAGCATTTAACTCAGCTGCTACACAGATTACATCTAATGCAGTTGTTATTTATTCAATTGGAATCTTAGGTACTTCTTTAACCATGCTGATCTCAAGATATTTTTATGCAAGGAAAAATACGTGGATTCCGGTCTCCACAAATGTTGGGGCTACCTTACTAAATGTTTTATTTTCATTTATTCTTGTGGAAAGAATGGGTTATTTAGGATTGGCCACCTCGTATTCAATTTCGGTTTCACTTAATTTCGTCGCGCTTGCTGCGATATATGGAATTAAGCAACGTAAATTCATTTCAGTTTCTAATTTCAAGGATTACAGTAAAATTGTTGTTTCTTCCTGCCTAACTTACACTCTTTTTAGTTTAGTTTTAAAGCTCAATAAAATGGACTTAAATACATTGCTATTATTTATATTGATAATTATGGTGTGCGTCGTTTATTTTGTGCTCTGTAGAGTGATGAAAACAGAAGAAAGCATAAAAGTTACTCTAAAGTTAAGCGAGTTTATAAAACGTTCCTCCCAAAAAGTTTTAAGTAACTAA
- a CDS encoding glycosyltransferase family 4 protein, producing MNILTINKFYYIKGGSETYLFALKKELETIGHKVIPFSMKDEKNQATEYEKYFVDNIDYGKAGLMEKIKLGSKVIYSVEARKKIEKLLDENKVDVAHLHLFQHQLSPSILMPLKKRKIPIVYTVHDLKVMCPNYKMLNNNELCEKCKDGKFYNVLLNRCTKNSLSGSLVSMVEAYVHSGMRFYEDYIDHFITPSNFYREKMIEWGFPESKISFIPNFLDTSSISPKYTHGDYMLYLGRLSEEKGILTLLEAMKKSKSSARLKIAGTGPLSDTIRHYILAHDLGHKVEMLGFVSGSELESAINQSKCMIMPSEWYENGPLALIETFASGKPVIGSDIGGIPEHIDHLKNGLLFKSKSSLDLAEKIDFMNNLSEAHYLEFCRNARVKAEQVFDSKQHLSKILPLYESIIA from the coding sequence ATGAATATCTTAACTATTAATAAGTTTTATTATATTAAAGGTGGTAGCGAGACCTATCTGTTTGCGTTAAAAAAGGAACTAGAGACCATCGGGCACAAAGTGATACCTTTTTCTATGAAAGATGAAAAAAATCAAGCTACGGAGTATGAAAAATACTTTGTCGATAACATTGATTATGGGAAAGCTGGATTGATGGAGAAGATAAAGCTTGGCTCTAAGGTCATCTACTCTGTTGAAGCAAGAAAAAAAATTGAAAAACTCTTGGATGAAAATAAAGTTGATGTGGCTCATTTGCATTTGTTCCAACATCAACTATCGCCATCCATTCTAATGCCGCTGAAAAAAAGAAAAATCCCCATTGTTTATACCGTACACGATTTAAAGGTTATGTGTCCAAACTATAAAATGCTTAATAATAATGAATTGTGCGAAAAATGTAAGGATGGTAAATTCTACAATGTTTTGCTTAATCGCTGCACGAAAAATTCACTTAGCGGCAGCTTGGTTTCAATGGTTGAAGCCTATGTCCACAGTGGAATGAGATTTTATGAAGATTACATCGATCATTTTATTACTCCAAGCAACTTTTATAGAGAAAAAATGATTGAATGGGGATTCCCTGAATCTAAAATTAGTTTCATACCGAACTTCTTGGATACGAGTTCAATATCTCCCAAATACACTCATGGGGATTATATGCTTTACTTAGGAAGATTGTCAGAGGAGAAAGGCATCCTTACCCTTCTGGAAGCAATGAAAAAGAGCAAAAGTTCTGCACGACTAAAAATAGCCGGTACCGGACCGTTATCAGACACCATTCGCCATTATATCCTTGCTCATGATCTTGGGCACAAAGTTGAAATGTTAGGCTTTGTAAGTGGGTCTGAATTGGAGAGCGCAATCAATCAGTCAAAATGCATGATTATGCCATCTGAATGGTATGAAAATGGTCCTTTAGCATTAATTGAGACATTTGCAAGCGGGAAACCGGTTATTGGTAGCGATATTGGCGGTATTCCGGAGCATATTGATCATTTGAAAAACGGTTTGCTGTTCAAGTCTAAAAGTTCACTCGACTTAGCGGAGAAAATCGATTTTATGAACAACTTGTCCGAGGCGCATTATTTGGAGTTTTGCCGGAATGCGCGAGTTAAAGCCGAACAAGTCTTCGATTCCAAGCAGCATCTTTCAAAGATCCTTCCACTGTATGAATCTATTATTGCTTAA
- the cps2T gene encoding beta 1-4 rhamnosyltransferase Cps2T — protein sequence MDLNKQHIFIIGSKGIPAKYGGFETFVEHLTKSKKDQSIQYHVSCLADNRQVYTHNESRCFNISVPNIGPAKAVLYDVLSLKECYEFISKNNIHDAIIYILACRIGPFLGFYKRKLEKFNTQIFVNPDGHEWKRSKWNAFIRRYWKFSESIMVKKADLLICDSIGIQNYITEEYKKYRPQTTYIAYGADTVKSTLNSKDSTFINWMDKNKVREKDYYLVVGRFVPENNYELMIREFMRSNTRKDFVIISNVENNTFYKDLLQKTHFEQDKRIKFVGTVYDGELLKKIREEAFGYFHGHEVGGTNPSLLEAMASTQLNLLLDVVFNREVGLDGAVYFEKTQGSLAKLIAVCDGMDEETIKQYQELAVDRIQNAYTWNLIIQKYEAVFKGMSQQYVNDIALYPAQGVVKA from the coding sequence ATGGACTTAAACAAACAGCATATATTTATCATTGGTTCCAAAGGGATACCGGCAAAGTATGGCGGTTTTGAAACATTTGTTGAACACCTAACAAAATCGAAAAAAGATCAAAGCATACAATACCATGTTTCATGTCTCGCTGATAATAGACAAGTCTATACCCATAACGAGTCTCGTTGCTTTAACATTTCTGTTCCTAATATCGGTCCAGCTAAAGCCGTGCTTTACGATGTATTGAGTTTAAAAGAATGTTATGAATTCATCAGTAAAAATAATATACATGATGCTATCATCTATATTTTAGCTTGTAGAATTGGTCCCTTTCTTGGTTTCTACAAGCGTAAACTGGAAAAATTCAATACTCAGATTTTTGTGAATCCGGATGGGCACGAATGGAAAAGGTCTAAATGGAATGCTTTCATCAGAAGGTATTGGAAATTTTCTGAATCCATTATGGTTAAGAAAGCAGATCTGTTGATATGTGATTCAATTGGAATTCAAAACTACATAACGGAAGAATATAAGAAATATAGACCGCAGACGACATACATTGCTTATGGAGCAGATACGGTGAAATCCACACTTAATAGCAAGGATTCAACGTTCATAAATTGGATGGATAAAAATAAGGTAAGGGAGAAGGACTATTATCTTGTCGTAGGGAGATTTGTTCCGGAAAATAATTATGAGTTAATGATTCGGGAGTTTATGCGTTCTAATACGAGAAAAGATTTTGTAATTATCTCAAATGTTGAGAACAATACGTTTTATAAAGATTTGCTTCAAAAGACCCATTTTGAACAGGATAAGCGAATAAAGTTTGTTGGAACGGTCTATGACGGGGAATTATTGAAGAAGATTCGGGAAGAAGCCTTTGGTTATTTCCATGGACATGAGGTTGGCGGCACAAATCCATCTTTGTTGGAAGCAATGGCAAGTACACAGCTTAACCTCCTGCTGGATGTGGTTTTTAACCGTGAGGTCGGTTTGGACGGAGCCGTATATTTTGAAAAAACTCAAGGAAGCTTGGCAAAGCTTATTGCCGTATGCGATGGCATGGACGAGGAAACAATCAAGCAGTATCAAGAGTTAGCTGTTGATCGAATTCAAAATGCGTATACATGGAATCTAATCATTCAAAAATATGAAGCTGTATTTAAAGGGATGAGTCAGCAGTATGTGAACGACATTGCCTTATATCCAGCACAAGGAGTTGTTAAAGCATGA